TGCGCCACGCCCAGCCGGAGAACGCGGCCGAGAACAGCTCCGAGGTCTCCATGGGGAACCTGGTGACCCAGAAGGTCCTGGGCCTGGCGAAGCAGATCGTGCGTGGCCCGGTCGATCGTGACCTGGAGCGTGAAGCGTTCCGGAGCGACAGGCTCCACCTCTCGGACGGGCGGCTTCGGATGCAAATAGATCGTCCCCGGGGACGATCGACCTGTGCCCTGGCATACCGGGTGGTCCACAGTCGGGACCGCTGCCAGTCCCGTGGTCAGCTCCAGCCGGGGGAACCGCTCGGCCACGAGTTGCTCCAGTTCCAGCCGGGTCTTGCCTGCGGCGACTGCGAGCAGATCCTCGGCATCGTCTTGCGTGAGCAAGGGCCTCAGCACAGCGATCGCGCTGAGACTCAGACGCCCGTCGGCCACCATCGCGAAGATGACTGGGAACTGCCGGGCCGCTCGGGCCGCGGCCACGCGCTTCGAGGTCATTTCCTCGGACAGCTTCAGCTCTCCGATGCAGTAGGCATGCATCGAGGCGTAGCCAGCCGGCAAGTAGAGCTTTCGTTCGTCGATCTCGGCGATGTGAGCCAGCAGCTCCGCGGTGGCGGTGCGCGCACGGCCGGCGATGACGACGACCTCACGCAGCAGCACTTCATTGCTCAGATGCGATAGCGAGTAGTTCTTCACGGCAGTCTCGGCGGGGGCGAGTGTGCCGGGGGCTGCGCCTACTTCATATCACGGGCCAT
The Candidatus Eisenbacteria bacterium DNA segment above includes these coding regions:
- a CDS encoding HNH endonuclease signature motif containing protein encodes the protein MKNYSLSHLSNEVLLREVVVIAGRARTATAELLAHIAEIDERKLYLPAGYASMHAYCIGELKLSEEMTSKRVAAARAARQFPVIFAMVADGRLSLSAIAVLRPLLTQDDAEDLLAVAAGKTRLELEQLVAERFPRLELTTGLAAVPTVDHPVCQGTGRSSPGTIYLHPKPPVREVEPVAPERFTLQVTIDRATHDLLRQAQDLLGHQVPHGDLGAVLGRVLRLGVAQLEKRRLGATDRPRTSPRPSASARHIPLCVRRAVWARDEGKCTFAGESGHRCAEKRGLEFDHIEPVARGGRTTVENLRLRCRAHNQYEAERVFGTGFMNQKREAARRARERVEEVAHCLRQLRYRAHEARRAAEFSDSIPSAPLEERVKRALTWFAPRVTAVATGCGTSASTVPRMNRPDARS